In Paenibacillus sp. FSL M7-0420, a single genomic region encodes these proteins:
- a CDS encoding YajQ family cyclic di-GMP-binding protein, which yields MSSESSFDIVSKMDMQELTNAVHQTEKEIDNRFDFKNSKSSLKLEKDALVIASEDEYKLNAVIDILQTKMVKRGITLKNMDFGKVEPASLGTVRQRLGLRQGIDQENAKKINILIRDSKLKVKSTIQGDQIRVTGKSRDDLQQIIQLLRKADLPLDLQFNNLK from the coding sequence ATGAGTTCAGAAAGTTCATTTGATATCGTATCCAAGATGGATATGCAGGAGCTGACCAATGCGGTTCATCAGACCGAGAAGGAAATCGATAACCGGTTTGATTTCAAGAACAGCAAGAGCAGCCTGAAGCTGGAGAAGGATGCGCTTGTCATCGCCTCAGAGGATGAATACAAGCTGAATGCAGTGATTGATATCCTCCAGACCAAGATGGTGAAGCGGGGAATCACGCTGAAGAATATGGATTTCGGCAAAGTGGAGCCGGCTTCGCTCGGCACGGTGCGCCAGCGGCTGGGACTGCGGCAAGGAATAGACCAGGAGAACGCGAAGAAGATCAATATTCTGATCCGCGATTCCAAGCTGAAGGTTAAGAGCACGATCCAGGGTGATCAGATCCGCGTGACCGGCAAAAGCCGCGACGATCTCCAGCAGATTATCCAGCTCTTGCGCAAGGCTGATTTGCCGCTTGATTTACAGTTTAACAATTTAAAGTAA
- a CDS encoding RodZ domain-containing protein, translating to MSELGRHLKEARLQKGMSLDDVQEVTKIRKKYLEAIEAGDYKVLPGSFYVRAFIKTYAEAVGVNPDELMEEHGNVPAAPVDTTMETVIQKRSRKPETERNAKWLPTLLMWTFPVLILVVIYLYASSTLNNDSPEKADNANLTTATQDPAKVKPSPTAAGGGAVPSATADAAATPDAGAAATTAPTATPEPSPSASPGAVTVTQDRKSGKTTIYKVSAPAGTPVQVQIAATGVSWLEVYKGENSKGEKLSFGNTKAGENLSFTLDSGGMYIKSGYSPATAISVNGQAITDGKTSSRLLLELDSGTDGATDGSTTGE from the coding sequence ATGTCGGAACTGGGCCGGCATTTGAAGGAGGCTCGTCTGCAAAAGGGGATGAGTCTTGATGATGTCCAGGAAGTAACAAAGATCCGCAAAAAATATTTGGAAGCCATCGAAGCAGGGGATTATAAAGTGCTTCCGGGCAGCTTTTATGTCCGGGCCTTTATCAAAACCTATGCCGAGGCGGTCGGGGTTAACCCGGATGAGCTGATGGAGGAGCACGGCAATGTGCCTGCTGCTCCTGTCGATACTACCATGGAGACCGTGATTCAGAAGCGGAGCCGCAAGCCTGAAACGGAGCGTAACGCCAAGTGGCTCCCGACCTTGCTGATGTGGACCTTCCCGGTGCTGATCCTGGTGGTCATCTACTTATATGCCTCTTCCACGCTGAATAATGATTCGCCGGAGAAAGCGGATAATGCAAACCTGACGACTGCCACGCAAGATCCGGCGAAGGTGAAGCCTTCTCCTACTGCCGCTGGAGGCGGTGCAGTGCCTTCAGCGACAGCGGATGCGGCGGCTACGCCTGATGCTGGAGCCGCGGCAACCACTGCGCCTACTGCAACTCCAGAGCCGTCTCCATCGGCTTCTCCGGGTGCTGTCACCGTTACTCAGGACCGTAAATCGGGCAAGACGACCATTTACAAGGTCTCTGCACCTGCCGGAACCCCGGTTCAGGTACAGATTGCCGCTACGGGAGTCAGCTGGCTTGAAGTGTACAAGGGCGAGAACTCCAAGGGGGAGAAGCTCAGCTTCGGGAACACCAAGGCCGGTGAGAATCTGAGCTTTACACTGGACAGCGGCGGAATGTATATCAAATCGGGATATTCACCGGCTACCGCGATTTCGGTCAACGGACAGGCTATCACCGACGGCAAAACCTCCTCGCGCCTGCTGCTTGAACTGGATAGCGGGACGGACGGCGCTACTGACGGTAGCACTACAGGAGAATAG
- a CDS encoding DUF3388 domain-containing protein has translation MEYKQWYMEYKIHKNRPGLLGDIASMLGMLEVNILTINGVEGKTRGMLLETSDDEKIMLMGEMLKKVDNITVTALRTPRLVDRLAVRHGRYIDRDSDDRKTFRFTRDELGLLVDFLGELFKREGNQVIGLRGMPRVGKTESIIAGSVCAMKRWTFVSSTLLRQTVRSQLAEDEMNPHNVFIIDGIVSTIRSNEKHYNLLQNVMSMASTKVIEHPDIFVRESEFTFDDFDIIIELRNSPNEEILYESFTTSYSEDL, from the coding sequence GTGGAATATAAACAATGGTATATGGAGTATAAGATACATAAGAACAGACCCGGTCTGTTAGGCGACATCGCTTCGATGCTGGGGATGCTGGAAGTCAATATTCTGACGATTAACGGCGTGGAAGGCAAGACGCGCGGAATGCTGCTGGAAACCAGCGACGATGAGAAGATCATGCTGATGGGCGAAATGCTCAAGAAAGTTGATAATATAACGGTTACGGCACTCCGTACACCGCGGCTTGTGGACCGACTGGCCGTCCGGCATGGACGGTATATCGACCGGGATTCGGATGACCGCAAGACCTTCCGCTTCACCCGCGATGAGCTCGGGCTGCTGGTCGATTTCCTGGGCGAGCTGTTTAAGAGGGAAGGCAATCAGGTTATAGGACTACGTGGTATGCCGCGGGTTGGCAAGACAGAATCGATTATTGCCGGCAGCGTCTGTGCGATGAAGCGCTGGACGTTTGTCTCCTCTACGCTGCTGCGCCAGACCGTCCGCAGCCAGCTCGCCGAAGACGAGATGAATCCGCATAATGTATTTATCATTGACGGGATCGTCAGCACCATCCGCTCGAACGAGAAGCATTATAACCTGCTGCAGAATGTCATGAGTATGGCAAGCACCAAGGTGATTGAGCATCCTGATATTTTTGTGCGGGAATCCGAATTCACCTTCGATGACTTCGATATTATTATTGAGCTGCGCAATTCACCGAACGAAGAGATATTGTACGAGTCGTTTACGACAAGCTACAGTGAAGATCTTTAA
- a CDS encoding DUF3243 domain-containing protein, translating into MSTDSVVKNFDTWKSFLGDRVIQAEKMGMSDETITKLAFEIGEFLDKKVDPGNYSNRAIKELWDVGTDDEKHTIAGLMVKLAKKNA; encoded by the coding sequence ATGTCAACAGATTCCGTAGTGAAGAACTTTGATACCTGGAAAAGCTTTTTGGGCGACCGGGTCATTCAGGCCGAAAAAATGGGGATGAGCGACGAGACCATCACCAAGCTGGCGTTCGAAATCGGGGAATTCCTCGACAAGAAGGTCGATCCGGGCAACTATTCCAACCGGGCCATCAAAGAGCTGTGGGATGTCGGGACGGATGATGAGAAGCATACCATTGCCGGACTCATGGTCAAACTGGCGAAGAAAAACGCATAG